From the genome of Paraburkholderia aromaticivorans, one region includes:
- the hpnJ gene encoding hopanoid biosynthesis associated radical SAM protein HpnJ, translating to MKTLFLQAPSYDGFDGGAGSRYQAKREVRSFWYPTWLAQPAALVPDSRVLDAPADGLSVEASLHIAQQYDLVVIHTSTPSFPTDALFAEDLKKRKPSILIGMVGAKVAVDPHNSLTATEAIDFVCREEFDITCQEVAEGKPLAQIKGLSYRAADGSIEHNEARPILENMDELPFVAPVYKRDLKIENYFIGYLKHPYVSIYTGRGCRSKCTFCLWPQTVGGHRYRTRSVENVLAEVKWIRDNMPEVKEIMFDDDTFTDFKPRVEEIARGLGQLGVTWSCNAKANVPYSTLKIMKENGLRLLLVGYESGDDQILLNIKKGLRTDIARRFSDDCRKLGIKIHGTFILGLPGETQDTIQKTIEYAKEINPHTIQVSLAAPYPGTTLYNQAVENGWLEENKVINLVSKSGVQLAAIGYPHLSRDEIYHQLENFYKRFYFRPSKIWEILREMLTSWDMMKRRLREGVEFFRFLRAREA from the coding sequence TTGCGCAACCCGCCGCGCTGGTGCCGGACAGCCGCGTACTCGACGCGCCCGCGGACGGCCTGTCCGTCGAAGCATCGCTGCACATTGCGCAGCAATACGATCTGGTAGTGATCCACACCAGCACGCCGTCCTTTCCCACCGACGCGCTGTTCGCCGAAGACCTGAAGAAGCGCAAACCGTCGATATTGATCGGCATGGTGGGCGCGAAGGTCGCCGTCGATCCCCACAATTCGCTGACGGCCACTGAAGCGATCGATTTCGTGTGCCGCGAAGAGTTCGACATTACGTGTCAGGAAGTCGCCGAAGGCAAGCCATTGGCGCAGATCAAGGGCCTCAGCTATCGCGCCGCGGACGGCTCGATCGAGCACAACGAGGCGCGTCCGATCCTCGAGAACATGGACGAACTGCCGTTCGTGGCGCCCGTCTACAAGCGCGACCTGAAGATCGAGAACTACTTCATCGGCTACCTGAAGCACCCGTACGTGTCCATCTACACGGGCCGCGGCTGCCGCTCCAAATGCACCTTCTGCCTGTGGCCGCAGACCGTGGGCGGCCATCGTTACCGCACGCGCTCGGTGGAGAACGTGCTGGCCGAAGTGAAGTGGATTCGCGACAACATGCCTGAAGTCAAGGAGATCATGTTCGACGACGACACCTTCACCGACTTCAAGCCGCGCGTCGAGGAAATCGCCCGCGGTCTTGGGCAGCTGGGCGTGACGTGGTCGTGCAACGCGAAGGCGAACGTGCCGTACTCGACGCTGAAGATCATGAAGGAAAACGGCCTGCGCCTGCTGCTGGTCGGCTACGAGTCGGGCGACGACCAGATCCTGCTGAACATCAAGAAGGGTTTGCGCACGGACATCGCGCGCCGCTTCAGCGACGATTGCCGCAAACTCGGCATCAAGATTCACGGCACCTTCATTCTCGGTCTGCCGGGCGAGACGCAGGACACGATCCAGAAGACGATCGAGTACGCCAAGGAGATCAACCCGCACACCATTCAGGTGTCGCTCGCCGCGCCGTATCCGGGCACGACGCTGTACAACCAGGCGGTCGAAAACGGCTGGCTCGAAGAGAACAAGGTGATCAACCTGGTCAGCAAGTCGGGGGTGCAGCTCGCGGCGATCGGCTATCCGCATCTGTCGCGCGACGAGATCTACCATCAGCTCGAAAATTTCTACAAGCGTTTCTATTTCCGGCCCTCGAAGATCTGGGAAATCCTGCGCGAGATGCTCACGAGCTGGGACATGATGAAGCGGCGCCTGCGTGAAGGCGTCGAATTCTTCCGGTTCCTGCGCGCCCGCGAGGCGTGA
- the hpnI gene encoding bacteriohopanetetrol glucosamine biosynthesis glycosyltransferase HpnI — translation MSAVHLVAVTLACACAAAAVLGIGYTALAGALIGRFFARAVSEPSDFVPVTIVKPLHGTEWALLDNLSSFCRQDYPGPVQFLFGVHDPADPALQTVEELRRLHPEAHITMVADTRLYGPNRKISNILNMLPQARHDVLVFADSDVSVGPDYLRNVIGELQKPGVGLVTCAYRGQPDPGFWPRLSAKATNYQFLPGVVTGLALGLARPCFGQTIAMRRDTLENIGGLTPFVRHLAEDHAIGEAVRLSGEKVVIPPFTISHACVESSAAQLIEHELRWSRTIRRIDPLGHVGSALVHPFAFALLAVIFSAGSGWAWGLALAAMCARFALKLLSDRALKQAYRDLWLLPLWDIVSFSIFVASFWSSRVIWRGFSFKVDGDGLLTAAQDE, via the coding sequence GTGAGCGCCGTGCATCTGGTCGCCGTCACGCTGGCCTGCGCGTGTGCGGCGGCCGCGGTTCTCGGCATCGGCTATACCGCGCTCGCCGGCGCACTGATCGGGCGGTTCTTCGCCCGGGCGGTGTCCGAGCCGAGCGACTTCGTGCCGGTCACGATCGTCAAACCGCTGCACGGCACTGAGTGGGCGCTGCTCGACAATCTCTCCAGCTTCTGCCGGCAGGACTATCCGGGTCCGGTGCAGTTTCTGTTCGGCGTGCACGACCCGGCCGATCCCGCGCTGCAAACCGTCGAAGAGTTGCGGCGTCTCCATCCCGAAGCGCACATCACCATGGTGGCCGATACGCGTCTCTATGGGCCGAACCGCAAGATCAGCAACATCCTCAATATGCTGCCGCAGGCGCGTCACGACGTGCTCGTCTTCGCCGACAGCGACGTGAGCGTCGGTCCGGACTATCTGCGCAATGTGATCGGCGAATTGCAGAAGCCCGGTGTGGGGCTCGTCACCTGCGCGTATCGCGGACAGCCCGATCCCGGTTTCTGGCCGCGCCTGTCGGCCAAGGCGACCAACTACCAGTTTCTGCCGGGCGTCGTCACCGGCCTCGCGCTCGGGCTCGCACGCCCGTGTTTCGGCCAGACCATCGCGATGCGGCGCGATACGCTCGAGAACATCGGCGGCTTGACGCCGTTCGTGCGGCATCTGGCGGAAGATCACGCCATCGGTGAAGCGGTGCGCCTGAGTGGCGAGAAGGTGGTGATCCCGCCGTTTACCATTTCGCATGCCTGCGTCGAATCGAGCGCGGCGCAATTGATCGAGCATGAACTGCGCTGGAGCCGCACGATCCGCCGCATCGATCCGCTCGGCCATGTCGGCTCGGCGCTGGTTCATCCGTTCGCGTTCGCGCTGCTCGCGGTGATCTTTTCGGCGGGCAGCGGGTGGGCGTGGGGGCTCGCGCTGGCCGCCATGTGCGCGCGGTTCGCCCTGAAGCTGTTGTCCGATCGCGCGTTGAAGCAGGCGTATCGCGACCTGTGGCTGCTGCCATTATGGGATATCGTATCGTTTTCGATTTTCGTCGCGAGCTTCTGGTCGTCGCGGGTGATCTGGCGAGGCTTCAGCTTCAAGGTGGACGGCGACGGCCTGTTGACGGCGGCGCAGGACGAATGA
- a CDS encoding flippase-like domain-containing protein, which yields MKHLGRVAALAGLLVSLWLVWQDNPGAVLGALRAAGAGLLLAALAHVLPMLANACDWRLLIRGANRPGVLQMLHLVWVRESVNSMLPVARIGGEVVSYRMLRRWGVRPSTAVGSIIVDMQLTVISQLLFTMVGIGFLFAHAHSDTLRLAGQLAWGVVVLTPLLVLFALVQHASPFERITRTLNHMTSGKLAALVGQSAQIDQAIKLIWRRRGAVLRYLFFWQPLQCFLTSLEIWLALYFLGVHVTLVEAVVIESLIQAISSAAFFVPGGLGVQEGGFILIGGALGLDPSTCLALAGARRIRDLVMFVPGLIAWQFAESSNRAPQRAFERSP from the coding sequence ATGAAGCACCTCGGCCGCGTGGCCGCGCTGGCCGGCTTGCTGGTGTCGCTCTGGCTCGTCTGGCAGGACAATCCCGGCGCCGTGCTCGGCGCGCTACGCGCGGCCGGCGCCGGACTGCTGCTGGCCGCGCTCGCCCACGTGCTGCCGATGCTCGCCAATGCCTGCGACTGGCGTTTGCTGATTCGCGGCGCGAACCGTCCCGGCGTGTTGCAGATGCTGCACCTCGTGTGGGTGCGCGAATCGGTCAATAGCATGCTGCCGGTGGCGCGCATCGGCGGGGAAGTGGTGTCGTATCGCATGCTCAGGCGCTGGGGCGTGCGGCCGTCCACGGCGGTGGGCAGCATCATCGTCGATATGCAGCTCACGGTGATCAGCCAGTTGCTGTTCACGATGGTCGGCATCGGCTTCCTGTTCGCGCATGCGCATTCCGACACGCTGCGCCTTGCCGGGCAACTCGCGTGGGGCGTGGTGGTGCTCACGCCGCTCCTCGTGCTGTTCGCGCTCGTGCAGCACGCCAGTCCGTTCGAGCGCATCACCCGCACGCTCAATCATATGACGAGCGGCAAGCTTGCCGCGCTGGTCGGGCAGTCGGCGCAGATCGATCAGGCCATCAAGCTGATCTGGCGCCGGCGGGGCGCGGTGCTGCGCTATCTGTTCTTCTGGCAGCCGCTGCAGTGCTTCCTCACGTCGCTGGAAATCTGGCTGGCGCTGTACTTTCTCGGCGTGCATGTCACGCTCGTCGAAGCGGTGGTGATCGAGTCGCTGATCCAGGCGATCAGCAGCGCGGCCTTCTTCGTGCCGGGCGGGCTCGGCGTGCAGGAGGGCGGCTTCATTCTGATCGGCGGCGCGCTCGGCCTCGACCCCTCCACCTGTCTCGCGCTGGCCGGCGCGCGGCGCATTCGCGACCTCGTGATGTTCGTGCCGGGGCTGATCGCGTGGCAGTTCGCGGAGTCGTCGAATCGGGCGCCTCAGCGGGCCTTCGAGCGCTCGCCTTAG
- a CDS encoding ATP-binding protein: MIGASIRRRLMLLVLASIVLMWGIALVSSYRQAVREVSEWEGARLAELAQILALLDERNLTTLANARIDVREEEKGGEPGANDSDDDDSLPRDALFQVRGPRGEVLAGSPQLHALDAWDLPVPAVSGAQDITLGGQMYHSFTLRDTLLGHTVRVFEPANTRSDLVSGVASRIARPTLIALPVLAVLVWLSIGWSLAPLGVLSRAIRTRGVNRLEPVDIGRSPTEVRPLVDAINQLLARLLHSLERERAFTADAAHELKTPLAAIKVQAQVALAEMDGARQRLAMERVVQGVDRSARLAEQLLLLARLDAHEKMSTAPLKPAAVAKDALLANERNAQQKNIHVMLKGDMRAEISAEPVLIGILLDNLLDNAIKYGRAGGSIEVAVQHAEDRVRVSVRDDGPGVAPHDLDRLTNRFFRATGTQATGSGLGLSIVARIAEHFGASLRLGAGIGERGLTVEVSFPAYAQVS, encoded by the coding sequence ATGATCGGCGCGTCGATCCGTCGGCGCCTCATGCTGCTGGTTCTCGCCAGCATCGTGCTGATGTGGGGCATTGCGCTCGTGTCCAGCTATCGTCAGGCCGTACGCGAAGTGAGCGAATGGGAAGGGGCGCGGCTCGCCGAACTCGCGCAGATACTCGCGCTGCTCGATGAACGCAATCTGACCACGCTCGCCAACGCACGCATCGACGTGCGCGAAGAAGAAAAAGGCGGTGAGCCCGGCGCCAACGACAGCGACGACGACGACTCGCTGCCGCGCGACGCACTGTTTCAGGTGCGCGGCCCGCGCGGCGAAGTGCTGGCGGGCAGCCCGCAATTGCATGCACTCGACGCGTGGGATCTGCCGGTGCCGGCCGTGAGCGGCGCGCAGGACATCACGCTGGGCGGCCAGATGTATCACTCGTTCACCTTGCGTGACACCCTGCTCGGCCACACCGTGCGCGTCTTCGAACCCGCCAACACGCGCAGCGACCTGGTGAGCGGCGTCGCGAGCCGGATCGCGCGCCCCACGCTGATCGCGCTGCCCGTGCTGGCGGTGCTGGTGTGGCTGAGCATCGGCTGGAGCCTCGCGCCGCTCGGGGTGCTGTCGCGCGCGATCCGTACGCGCGGCGTGAACCGGCTCGAACCGGTGGATATCGGCCGCTCGCCGACCGAGGTGCGCCCGCTCGTCGACGCGATCAATCAGCTCCTGGCGCGCTTGCTGCACTCGCTGGAGCGCGAGCGCGCGTTCACCGCCGACGCCGCCCATGAGCTGAAAACGCCGCTGGCCGCGATCAAGGTGCAGGCACAGGTGGCGCTGGCCGAGATGGACGGCGCGCGGCAGCGGCTCGCCATGGAGCGCGTGGTGCAAGGGGTCGATCGCAGCGCGCGGCTCGCGGAGCAGTTGCTGCTGCTCGCGCGGCTGGACGCGCACGAAAAAATGTCGACGGCGCCGCTCAAACCCGCCGCGGTGGCGAAAGACGCGCTGCTCGCCAACGAACGCAATGCCCAGCAGAAGAACATCCACGTGATGCTCAAGGGCGACATGCGCGCGGAGATCAGCGCGGAGCCCGTGCTGATCGGCATCCTGCTCGACAATCTGCTCGATAACGCGATCAAGTACGGGCGCGCCGGCGGCAGCATCGAAGTCGCGGTGCAGCATGCCGAAGACCGCGTGCGGGTGAGCGTGCGCGACGACGGCCCTGGCGTTGCGCCGCACGATCTCGACCGTCTGACCAATCGTTTTTTCCGCGCGACCGGCACTCAGGCCACCGGCAGCGGCCTGGGGCTGTCCATCGTCGCGCGGATCGCCGAGCATTTCGGTGCGAGCCTGCGACTGGGCGCGGGTATCGGCGAGCGGGGCCTCACGGTCGAGGTCTCGTTTCCCGCCTATGCACAGGTGAGCTGA
- a CDS encoding response regulator, protein MRVLLVEDDDLIGCGVEAGLRQAGFTVDWARDGHKAGLALDTTAYALVVLDLGLPRVSGTELLKRLRDSGKDVPVLVLTARGTVVDRVGGLEAGADDYMGKPFDLTELIARCRALLRRAQGRSVEQIRYQDLTINPTAQTVEVGTKRVPVTSREWAILMQLLTNQGIPQSRSRLEESLYGWQEEIESNAIEVHVSNLRKKLGAKLIKTVRNIGYVVEKE, encoded by the coding sequence ATGCGTGTACTCCTCGTAGAAGACGACGACCTGATCGGCTGCGGTGTCGAAGCGGGACTGCGTCAAGCCGGCTTCACAGTCGACTGGGCCCGCGACGGCCACAAGGCCGGTCTCGCGCTCGACACCACCGCGTATGCGCTGGTGGTGCTCGATCTCGGTTTACCTCGCGTATCGGGCACGGAACTGCTGAAACGGCTGCGCGATTCGGGTAAGGACGTGCCGGTGCTGGTGCTGACCGCCCGGGGCACGGTGGTCGACCGGGTCGGCGGCCTCGAAGCGGGCGCCGACGACTACATGGGCAAGCCATTCGATCTGACGGAACTGATCGCCCGCTGCCGGGCCTTGCTGCGCCGCGCGCAAGGCCGCAGCGTCGAGCAGATCCGCTATCAGGACCTGACCATCAATCCGACCGCGCAAACCGTCGAAGTGGGCACGAAGCGCGTGCCGGTCACCTCGCGCGAATGGGCGATCCTCATGCAGTTGCTGACCAACCAGGGCATTCCGCAGTCGCGCTCGCGTCTCGAAGAGAGCCTGTATGGCTGGCAGGAGGAAATCGAGAGCAACGCCATCGAGGTGCACGTGTCCAATCTGCGCAAGAAACTCGGCGCGAAGCTGATCAAGACCGTGCGCAATATCGGCTACGTGGTGGAGAAGGAATGA
- the hpnI gene encoding bacteriohopanetetrol glucosamine biosynthesis glycosyltransferase HpnI yields MAAHALTACQWLLFTGCAGASLYALFAAVAMPFFATRGVAGSPAQRALRNSPAPHPFSHVGVSVLKPLCGAEPRLYENLQTFCEQRHRYFQLVLGVSSPDDPAIAVVRRLQAAYPLHDIELAIDTRVHGSNLKVSNLINMAERARHDVIVIADSDIAVEADYLDSVAAPLADPRVGVVTCLYVAQGVGGFWPRVGALFINEWFAPSVRVAHAAGSRRFGFGATLALRRATLERIGGFEALKNCLADDYWLAEHVRALGLQTVLSRVIVATDVIEPTFSALWQRETRWLRTIRSVNPLGFAFLFITFPTPWLLIGAWLSAGPAGNGADAFHPWAALTSATGTALGLAARLLMHWRSARHGRTFWRDLPLVPLRDALLALQWLAGAFGSHVMWRGARVPVESATSTAPRKGALNVMDVMEASDGG; encoded by the coding sequence ATGGCGGCGCACGCATTGACGGCATGCCAATGGCTTCTGTTCACCGGCTGCGCCGGCGCGTCGCTTTATGCGTTGTTCGCGGCAGTCGCGATGCCGTTTTTCGCCACGCGTGGCGTAGCGGGTAGTCCCGCTCAGCGCGCCTTGCGAAACTCTCCCGCGCCGCATCCTTTCTCGCACGTCGGGGTTAGCGTGCTCAAGCCGCTGTGCGGCGCCGAGCCGCGGCTCTACGAAAATCTGCAGACCTTCTGCGAGCAGCGCCATCGCTATTTCCAGCTCGTGCTCGGCGTGTCTTCGCCGGACGATCCCGCCATTGCCGTCGTCCGCCGTCTGCAGGCGGCTTATCCATTGCACGACATCGAACTCGCGATCGACACGCGCGTGCACGGCAGCAATCTCAAGGTCAGCAACCTGATCAACATGGCGGAGCGGGCTCGCCATGACGTGATCGTGATTGCCGACAGCGACATCGCCGTCGAAGCCGATTATCTCGACAGCGTGGCCGCGCCGCTCGCGGATCCGCGCGTCGGCGTGGTCACGTGTCTTTACGTGGCGCAAGGGGTTGGCGGCTTCTGGCCGCGCGTCGGCGCGCTCTTCATCAACGAATGGTTCGCGCCGTCGGTGCGCGTCGCGCACGCGGCCGGCTCGCGCCGCTTCGGCTTCGGTGCGACGCTCGCGTTGCGGCGCGCGACGCTCGAGCGCATCGGCGGTTTCGAGGCGCTGAAAAACTGTCTCGCGGACGATTACTGGCTGGCCGAACACGTACGCGCGCTCGGCCTGCAAACGGTGCTCTCGCGCGTGATCGTCGCGACCGACGTGATCGAGCCGACCTTTTCCGCCCTATGGCAGCGCGAAACGCGCTGGCTGCGCACGATCCGCTCGGTGAATCCACTGGGCTTCGCCTTCCTCTTCATCACCTTTCCCACCCCCTGGCTGCTGATCGGCGCGTGGCTCAGCGCCGGCCCCGCGGGCAATGGGGCCGACGCGTTCCACCCGTGGGCCGCGCTCACGAGCGCCACCGGCACGGCGCTCGGACTGGCTGCGCGTTTGCTGATGCATTGGCGCTCCGCGCGCCATGGGCGTACCTTCTGGCGCGATCTGCCGCTCGTGCCGCTGCGTGACGCGCTGCTGGCGTTGCAATGGCTGGCCGGCGCATTCGGCTCGCATGTGATGTGGCGCGGCGCGCGGGTCCCCGTGGAGAGCGCCACGTCGACGGCGCCACGAAAAGGCGCGCTGAACGTGATGGATGTCATGGAAGCGTCCGATGGCGGCTAG
- the hpnK gene encoding hopanoid biosynthesis-associated protein HpnK: protein MAARPRGLIVTADDFGLHTRVNEAVERAHRDGVLRAASLMIGAPAAGDAVARARALPQLRVGLHLVLADGDAIAPRERIAALVDEHGRFGSNMVRDGARFFFLPHVRRQLAREIRAQFEAFAKTGLSLDHVNTHKHFHLHPTVLGLILEIGREYGMKAMRLPFEANAPRWLRPWIARVEARLDRAGIAHNDYVVGIAQSGRMDEAAWLAALADLPHGVGEIYCHPAVAGERALSDGMRDYRHEAELQALLSAKVATAIRRAGVRLGGFGDVLAR from the coding sequence ATGGCGGCTAGACCACGCGGACTGATCGTGACCGCCGACGATTTCGGCCTGCACACGCGGGTGAATGAGGCGGTCGAGCGCGCGCATCGCGACGGCGTGCTGCGCGCCGCGAGCCTGATGATCGGCGCGCCGGCCGCAGGCGACGCGGTGGCGCGCGCGCGGGCCTTGCCGCAGCTGCGGGTCGGTCTGCATCTGGTGCTGGCCGACGGCGACGCGATCGCGCCGCGCGAGCGGATTGCGGCACTGGTCGACGAGCATGGCCGCTTCGGCAGCAACATGGTGCGCGACGGGGCGAGGTTCTTTTTCCTGCCGCATGTGCGCAGGCAGCTTGCGCGGGAGATTCGCGCGCAGTTCGAGGCTTTCGCGAAAACCGGCTTGAGCCTCGATCATGTCAACACCCACAAGCATTTTCATTTGCACCCGACGGTGCTCGGCCTGATTCTGGAGATCGGCCGCGAGTACGGGATGAAGGCCATGCGCTTGCCGTTCGAAGCGAACGCGCCGCGCTGGTTGCGGCCGTGGATCGCGCGGGTCGAGGCGCGTCTGGATCGCGCGGGCATCGCGCATAACGATTACGTGGTGGGGATCGCGCAGAGCGGCCGGATGGACGAAGCGGCGTGGCTTGCGGCGCTCGCCGATCTGCCTCACGGCGTGGGGGAGATTTATTGCCATCCCGCGGTGGCGGGGGAACGGGCGTTGAGCGACGGCATGCGGGATTACCGGCATGAGGCGGAGCTGCAGGCGCTGTTGTCGGCAAAGGTCGCCACGGCGATTCGCCGCGCCGGGGTGCGGCTCGGCGGCTTTGGCGACGTGTTGGCGCGCTAG
- a CDS encoding ProQ/FinO family protein encodes MGFEQLAELKKQLAAARGEAAPAARSGAKPASKDASKPASKDASKPGARPARKPAPPRRAAPAAGSGAKPAADARPAVDAKPAVDAKPVDPVVKSIGRLQKRFPVAFPKNPAPKLPLKVGIFEDLMVHAKELSLSETELRDAIKTWCRGSRYWKCLVEGAARVDLTGAEAGKVTAQEAAGAQRLQAHRAGKGAKAAGAASVTANSTASATANAGAEAATQATTGAAQAQAEAPNAPAEAAVVSAAAAASQGGEAGNPQAGSADTPAERVTAEQTAHEAAHEAAAEPASTPAPREA; translated from the coding sequence ATGGGTTTCGAACAACTCGCTGAACTGAAGAAGCAACTGGCCGCGGCTCGCGGCGAGGCTGCGCCCGCCGCCAGGTCCGGCGCCAAGCCTGCTTCGAAGGACGCTTCCAAGCCGGCTTCGAAAGATGCTTCCAAGCCGGGCGCGAGGCCTGCCCGCAAGCCCGCGCCGCCGCGCCGTGCCGCGCCCGCAGCCGGGTCCGGCGCCAAGCCGGCCGCGGACGCCAGGCCGGCCGTGGATGCGAAGCCGGCCGTGGATGCGAAGCCGGTTGACCCGGTGGTGAAATCGATCGGGCGGCTGCAGAAGCGCTTCCCCGTTGCTTTCCCCAAGAATCCGGCGCCCAAGCTGCCGCTGAAGGTCGGTATTTTTGAAGACCTCATGGTGCACGCGAAAGAACTGTCGCTGAGCGAAACCGAATTGCGCGACGCGATCAAGACGTGGTGCCGTGGCAGCCGCTACTGGAAATGTCTCGTCGAAGGCGCGGCTCGCGTCGACCTGACGGGCGCCGAGGCGGGCAAGGTCACGGCGCAGGAAGCGGCCGGCGCGCAGCGTCTGCAGGCGCATCGGGCAGGCAAGGGCGCGAAGGCGGCCGGCGCGGCGAGTGTAACGGCAAATTCAACTGCAAGCGCAACTGCAAATGCGGGCGCCGAGGCAGCCACGCAAGCCACCACCGGGGCAGCGCAAGCGCAGGCCGAAGCGCCTAATGCTCCGGCCGAGGCAGCCGTTGTGTCAGCAGCCGCAGCGGCCTCCCAAGGCGGCGAAGCGGGCAATCCGCAAGCCGGCTCGGCGGATACGCCGGCTGAGCGCGTCACCGCGGAGCAAACCGCTCACGAAGCCGCTCACGAAGCCGCCGCGGAACCGGCCAGCACGCCAGCCCCCCGCGAAGCGTAA
- a CDS encoding TAXI family TRAP transporter solute-binding subunit, with translation MKAQRPRPPQFSGEPPHAEWRDHMVPYIAVAAVIALMVTLIVWVIDPAPPRTITMSAGPHDSSFFVAANQYRTILARNGIKLNVQESDGSVQNLHRLLDPKQHVDIALVQGGAADGLNTSSLISLGSVFYIPVVVFYRGTGLSQLSQLEGKRIAVGREGSGTRLLALKLLDANGIEPGGSTVLVPTDGLQAATQLVTGEVDAAILNGDSATRGLMLRLLRVPGVSVMNFAEASAYARLFPYLDEIDLPAGVLDLKRRIPPETVHLISPTVELVARNTLHPAISDLLIEAAQEVHGMPGLLQRAGQFPSPVARDYQISEDAQRYYRTGKSFLYRMLPFWLASIGDRTLVLLLPMAVLLFPAMRLIPALYRWRVRSRIYRYYGSLIAIERGALADSTDEERRRLFAELDQIEDSLNRLRMPLAYADAFYVLREHVGFVRSRLGAAARQGGHP, from the coding sequence ATGAAAGCGCAGCGCCCGCGTCCCCCGCAGTTCTCCGGCGAACCACCCCATGCCGAGTGGCGCGATCACATGGTGCCTTATATCGCCGTGGCCGCGGTCATCGCGCTCATGGTCACGCTGATCGTGTGGGTGATCGATCCGGCGCCGCCCAGAACGATCACCATGAGCGCCGGCCCGCACGACAGCTCGTTCTTCGTCGCCGCGAATCAATACAGGACAATCCTTGCTCGCAATGGCATCAAGCTGAACGTGCAGGAGTCCGACGGCTCCGTGCAGAACCTGCACCGTCTGCTGGATCCGAAGCAGCACGTCGACATCGCCCTAGTGCAAGGCGGCGCGGCCGACGGCCTGAATACGTCGTCGCTGATATCGCTCGGCAGCGTGTTCTATATCCCGGTGGTGGTGTTCTATCGCGGCACGGGCCTGAGCCAGTTGTCGCAACTGGAAGGCAAACGGATCGCGGTGGGCCGCGAAGGCAGCGGCACGCGGCTCCTCGCGCTCAAACTGCTCGATGCCAATGGCATCGAGCCGGGCGGCAGCACCGTACTGGTCCCGACCGACGGCTTGCAGGCCGCCACGCAGTTGGTCACGGGCGAAGTGGACGCGGCGATCCTGAACGGCGATTCCGCGACTCGCGGCCTGATGCTGCGCCTGCTCAGGGTGCCCGGCGTGTCGGTCATGAACTTCGCCGAGGCAAGCGCCTATGCGCGGCTCTTTCCGTATCTGGACGAGATCGACCTGCCGGCCGGCGTGCTGGATCTGAAGCGCAGGATTCCGCCTGAAACGGTGCATCTGATCAGCCCGACCGTCGAACTGGTGGCCCGCAACACGCTGCATCCGGCCATCTCCGACCTGCTGATCGAAGCAGCGCAGGAAGTGCATGGCATGCCGGGGCTATTGCAGCGCGCGGGGCAGTTCCCGAGTCCGGTCGCGCGCGACTATCAGATCAGCGAGGACGCGCAGCGCTATTACAGGACGGGCAAGAGCTTTCTCTACCGCATGCTGCCTTTCTGGCTGGCGAGCATCGGCGACCGCACGCTCGTTCTGCTGCTGCCGATGGCAGTGCTGCTGTTCCCGGCCATGCGCCTGATTCCGGCGCTCTACCGTTGGCGGGTGCGCTCGCGCATCTATCGCTATTATGGTTCGCTGATTGCGATCGAACGCGGCGCGCTCGCCGATTCGACCGACGAGGAGCGCAGGCGGCTCTTCGCGGAGTTGGATCAGATCGAGGATTCGTTGAATCGGCTGCGCATGCCGCTCGCTTACGCCGACGCGTTCTATGTGCTGCGCGAACACGTCGGCTTCGTGCGCAGCCGGCTAGGGGCTGCGGCGCGGCAAGGCGGCCACCCCTAG
- a CDS encoding DUF2946 domain-containing protein, translating into MSRFYRKIGSWLGLFAILMATLAPTISHTLATRGDEGAMSGEHCDMPSMASMGSMDSMPAMNAPHAMPAMQEDAPHASSLTSSPPDQTGNDPTHHTAMSDGDACGYCSLLAHMPVVPSVEGLFVVTVRTLQHTVATRFESVRRVEPLTFAQPRAPPFAS; encoded by the coding sequence GTGAGTCGTTTCTATCGGAAGATCGGCAGTTGGCTGGGATTGTTCGCGATCCTGATGGCCACGCTTGCCCCGACGATCTCGCATACGCTCGCCACCCGCGGCGATGAAGGCGCCATGTCGGGCGAGCATTGCGATATGCCGTCGATGGCGTCCATGGGTTCGATGGACTCCATGCCCGCGATGAATGCGCCGCATGCGATGCCCGCGATGCAGGAAGACGCACCGCATGCGTCATCGCTCACATCCAGCCCGCCCGACCAAACCGGCAACGACCCCACGCACCACACCGCCATGTCCGATGGCGACGCCTGCGGCTATTGCAGCCTGCTTGCCCACATGCCCGTCGTGCCGAGCGTCGAGGGGCTGTTCGTCGTCACCGTCCGTACGTTGCAGCACACCGTCGCGACGCGCTTCGAGAGCGTGCGCCGTGTCGAACCGCTCACCTTCGCGCAGCCCCGCGCTCCTCCGTTCGCATCCTGA